A region from the Cystobacter ferrugineus genome encodes:
- the rpsB gene encoding 30S ribosomal protein S2 yields the protein METQDTTQQQAMAAASGITMRQLLEAGVHFGHQTKRWNPKMKPFIFGARNGIYIIDLQKTVNMARAAFRFVADITARGGSVLFVGTKKQAQDVIQEEARRSGQFFVTSRWLGGTLTNFKTIKQGIDRLKTLEKMAEDGTFERLPKKEVATLEREREKLEKNLGGVKEMTKLPKCLFVIDPKKEHIAVHEANRLGIPVIGVVDTNCDPDGIDFVIPGNDDAIRSIKLFTSKVAESCIEGGARYRASGAAERDEEEARDDRRDRDDRGGDRRGPRRSDRGGERRGGDRGDRGGDRRGPLVEMKGASAPASSGESAPAEGGETTAE from the coding sequence ATGGAAACGCAAGACACGACGCAGCAGCAGGCCATGGCCGCCGCCAGCGGCATCACGATGCGGCAGCTCCTGGAGGCCGGTGTTCACTTCGGCCACCAGACGAAGCGCTGGAACCCCAAGATGAAGCCCTTCATCTTCGGCGCCCGCAACGGCATCTACATCATCGACCTGCAGAAGACGGTCAACATGGCCCGCGCGGCCTTCCGCTTCGTGGCGGACATCACCGCGCGCGGTGGCTCGGTGCTCTTCGTGGGCACCAAGAAGCAGGCCCAGGACGTCATCCAGGAGGAGGCGCGCCGCTCGGGCCAGTTCTTCGTCACCAGCCGCTGGCTGGGTGGCACGCTGACCAACTTCAAGACCATCAAGCAGGGCATCGACCGGCTCAAGACCCTGGAGAAGATGGCCGAGGACGGCACCTTCGAGCGCCTGCCCAAGAAGGAAGTGGCGACCCTGGAGCGCGAGCGGGAGAAGCTCGAGAAGAACCTGGGCGGCGTGAAGGAGATGACCAAGCTGCCCAAGTGCCTCTTCGTCATCGACCCGAAGAAGGAGCACATCGCGGTGCACGAGGCCAACCGCCTCGGCATCCCCGTCATCGGCGTGGTGGACACCAACTGCGACCCGGACGGCATCGACTTCGTCATCCCGGGCAACGACGACGCCATCCGCTCCATCAAGCTCTTCACCTCCAAGGTGGCCGAGTCCTGCATCGAGGGCGGCGCCCGCTACCGCGCCAGCGGCGCGGCGGAGCGTGACGAGGAGGAGGCCCGTGACGACCGCCGTGACCGCGACGACCGCGGTGGCGACCGCCGGGGCCCCCGCCGCAGCGACCGGGGCGGTGAGCGCCGCGGTGGTGACCGCGGAGACCGTGGCGGTGACCGCCGTGGGCCGCTCGTGGAGATGAAGGGCGCTTCCGCCCCCGCCTCGTCGGGCGAGTCCGCCCCCGCCGAGGGTGGCGAGACCACCGCCGAGTAA
- the pyrH gene encoding UMP kinase yields the protein MSAPASSPRYKRILLKLSGEALMGEGKYGIHPPTLTRIASELKEVVQAGVELAVVIGGGNIFRGVAGSTEGMDRASADYMGMLATCINSMALQDALEKQGCHTRVLSAIKMEQIAEPYIRRRAVRHLEKGRIVIFAAGTGNPYFTTDTAASLRAMEINAEAILKATKVDGVYNADPKKDPSARRYRTLTYMDVLQQNLNVMDSTAISLCMDNKLPIIVFDLTQRGNIAKATLGELGEIGTLVGVGETAWA from the coding sequence ATGTCCGCTCCAGCCTCGTCGCCGCGTTACAAGCGCATCCTGCTCAAGCTGTCTGGCGAAGCCCTGATGGGTGAAGGGAAGTACGGCATCCACCCGCCCACGCTCACGCGTATCGCCTCGGAGTTGAAGGAGGTGGTGCAGGCCGGTGTGGAACTGGCCGTGGTCATCGGCGGAGGCAACATCTTCCGCGGCGTGGCCGGCTCCACCGAGGGCATGGATCGCGCGAGCGCCGACTACATGGGCATGCTCGCCACCTGCATCAACTCCATGGCGCTGCAGGACGCGCTGGAGAAGCAGGGCTGCCACACGCGCGTGCTCTCGGCCATCAAGATGGAGCAGATCGCCGAGCCCTACATCCGCCGGCGCGCCGTGCGCCACCTGGAGAAGGGCCGCATCGTCATCTTCGCCGCCGGCACCGGCAACCCCTACTTCACCACCGACACCGCCGCCTCCCTGCGCGCCATGGAGATCAACGCCGAGGCCATCCTCAAGGCCACCAAGGTGGATGGGGTCTACAACGCGGATCCCAAGAAGGATCCCTCCGCGCGTCGCTACCGGACGCTCACCTACATGGATGTGCTCCAGCAGAACCTGAACGTGATGGACTCCACCGCCATCTCGCTCTGCATGGACAACAAGCTGCCCATCATCGTGTTCGACCTCACCCAGCGCGGCAACATCGCCAAGGCGACGCTGGGGGAACTCGGGGAGATTGGTACGCTGGTGGGCGTGGGCGAGACCGCCTGGGCCTGA
- the cyaY gene encoding iron donor protein CyaY: MDEATYNQLVAGAFKRILAAADGIDPDVLEAESTGDMVTLTSASREKCIVNTQRAVWQIWVAGRGQGIHFSYEPTQGLWLDDKGKGLELFRFVADVVQHISGEPLTYRS; encoded by the coding sequence ATGGACGAAGCCACCTACAACCAGCTCGTCGCGGGGGCGTTCAAGCGCATCCTCGCCGCTGCGGACGGGATTGATCCGGACGTGCTGGAGGCCGAGAGCACGGGTGACATGGTGACGCTCACCAGCGCCTCGCGCGAGAAGTGCATCGTCAACACCCAGCGCGCCGTGTGGCAGATCTGGGTCGCCGGCCGCGGGCAGGGCATCCACTTCTCCTACGAGCCCACCCAGGGCCTCTGGCTGGACGACAAGGGCAAGGGGCTCGAGTTGTTCCGCTTCGTGGCGGACGTGGTCCAGCACATCTCCGGCGAGCCGCTCACCTACCGCTCCTGA
- a CDS encoding diguanylate cyclase — protein MALILVAEPSVAVAGALRRFLEGAGHEVLVASAVQEALERVREMAPVVVLASITESFDGESLCRQVKEELPGTPVLLLYLPEEENPESRSASAGAEACLVGPLKRATVVSCVSLMIQLAKAREAVSVVRTEMQLLQHQGNRREATAPLTDLEFFKRLLFMEVKRSRRYRYPIAYLLLEPDRYAETLASLPPPVRTSALAEVLRHISDGLRDIDVAVPFAEGRFIIFLPYTPHEGAMVVAERLRQRVKQVESVSGFTASLGVAVFEPSAAKGQAQVSFGSLMKEAGEALRRAQADGGDRVVGRPVAVEPAAPEVLEAAPEVSEAAPESAPETTPQE, from the coding sequence ATGGCCCTCATCCTCGTCGCGGAGCCCTCGGTCGCGGTGGCCGGGGCGCTGCGCCGCTTCCTGGAGGGCGCTGGCCATGAGGTGTTGGTGGCCAGCGCGGTCCAGGAGGCCCTGGAGCGGGTGCGCGAGATGGCGCCCGTCGTCGTCCTGGCGTCCATCACGGAGAGCTTCGACGGGGAGAGCCTCTGTCGGCAGGTGAAGGAGGAGCTGCCGGGGACGCCGGTGCTGCTGCTCTACCTGCCGGAGGAGGAGAACCCCGAGTCGCGCTCGGCCTCCGCCGGAGCCGAGGCGTGCCTGGTGGGGCCCCTCAAGCGCGCCACCGTGGTGTCGTGCGTGAGCTTGATGATCCAACTCGCCAAGGCGCGCGAGGCGGTGTCGGTGGTGCGCACGGAGATGCAGCTCTTGCAGCACCAGGGCAACCGCCGCGAGGCGACGGCGCCGCTGACGGACCTGGAGTTCTTCAAGCGGCTGCTCTTCATGGAAGTCAAACGCAGCCGCCGCTACCGCTACCCCATCGCCTACCTGCTCCTGGAGCCGGACCGCTACGCGGAGACGCTCGCGTCGCTGCCGCCCCCGGTGCGCACGTCCGCGCTGGCGGAGGTGCTCCGGCACATCAGCGACGGGCTGCGGGACATCGACGTGGCGGTGCCCTTCGCCGAGGGGCGCTTCATCATCTTCCTGCCCTATACCCCCCATGAGGGGGCCATGGTGGTGGCGGAGCGGTTGCGCCAGCGCGTCAAGCAGGTGGAGTCCGTCTCGGGCTTCACGGCGTCGCTGGGGGTGGCGGTGTTCGAGCCGTCGGCGGCCAAGGGCCAGGCCCAGGTGAGCTTCGGCAGCCTGATGAAGGAGGCGGGCGAGGCCCTGCGCCGCGCGCAGGCGGACGGTGGAGATCGCGTCGTGGGACGTCCGGTGGCCGTGGAGCCCGCCGCGCCAGAAGTCTTGGAGGCGGCTCCAGAGGTCTCGGAAGCGGCTCCGGAATCGGCCCCGGAGACGACACCCCAGGAGTAG
- the tsf gene encoding translation elongation factor Ts, translating into MAEVSATMVKELREKTGAGLMDCKKALAESAGDFVKAEEWLRKKGIAKAGSKEGRVAAEGLIGSYIHGGRIGVLVEVNCETDFVARNPDFQELVKDVAMHIAAVNPQYVRREEVATDKLEKEKEIQRELLKQQGKPEAMWDKILVGKVEKYYEQVCLVDQFWVKDDKKKVGDMINERAAKIGEKVAVRRFVRFEVGAGIEKKKDDLAAEVAKTLGQA; encoded by the coding sequence ATGGCCGAGGTCAGCGCCACGATGGTGAAGGAACTCCGCGAGAAGACCGGCGCGGGCTTGATGGATTGCAAGAAGGCGCTCGCCGAGTCCGCGGGTGACTTCGTGAAGGCCGAGGAGTGGCTGCGCAAGAAGGGCATCGCCAAGGCGGGCAGCAAGGAAGGCCGCGTGGCGGCCGAGGGCCTCATCGGCTCCTACATCCACGGCGGCCGCATCGGCGTGCTCGTGGAGGTCAACTGCGAGACGGACTTCGTCGCCCGCAACCCGGACTTCCAGGAGCTGGTGAAGGACGTGGCCATGCACATCGCCGCGGTCAACCCCCAGTACGTGCGCCGTGAGGAGGTCGCCACCGACAAGCTGGAGAAGGAGAAGGAGATCCAGCGCGAGCTGCTCAAGCAGCAGGGCAAGCCCGAGGCCATGTGGGACAAGATCCTCGTGGGCAAGGTGGAGAAGTACTACGAGCAGGTGTGCCTCGTGGACCAGTTCTGGGTGAAGGACGACAAGAAGAAGGTCGGCGACATGATCAACGAGCGCGCCGCGAAGATTGGCGAGAAGGTCGCCGTGCGCCGCTTCGTCCGCTTCGAGGTGGGTGCCGGCATCGAGAAGAAGAAGGACGACCTGGCGGCCGAAGTGGCCAAGACGCTCGGCCAGGCCTGA
- a CDS encoding SixA phosphatase family protein, which translates to MRIFLVRHGEADAEAPEGLGDEARALTAKARANTAAHFASLAERIGTVSLVLTSPLVRTVQTAQLLSTSLKHEGPLRVHRCLLPDMPVGAVTPVIDEHAGENIVLVGHQPSMGALATHLLGMQSFPKQVSPGTVIAIERPDVTEPGVAPAPAKLLFFASPGQQLIDVLQ; encoded by the coding sequence TTGAGGATCTTCCTGGTACGGCACGGAGAAGCGGACGCGGAGGCCCCCGAGGGACTCGGCGACGAGGCTCGCGCGCTCACTGCCAAGGCTCGAGCCAACACGGCCGCGCATTTCGCGTCGCTGGCGGAGCGCATCGGTACAGTCTCGCTCGTGCTCACGAGCCCCCTGGTGCGCACGGTGCAGACGGCGCAGCTGCTCTCCACCTCCCTCAAGCACGAGGGGCCGTTGCGAGTGCACCGCTGCCTCCTGCCGGACATGCCGGTGGGAGCCGTGACTCCCGTCATCGACGAGCACGCGGGCGAGAACATCGTCCTCGTGGGCCATCAGCCCTCCATGGGCGCCCTGGCCACCCACCTGCTCGGGATGCAGTCGTTCCCCAAGCAGGTGAGCCCCGGCACCGTCATCGCCATCGAGCGTCCGGACGTCACCGAGCCCGGCGTCGCTCCCGCGCCCGCGAAGCTGCTCTTCTTCGCCTCGCCGGGCCAGCAGCTCATCGACGTCCTCCAGTAG
- the secA gene encoding preprotein translocase subunit SecA, producing MIEWTLKKIIGTKNERELRKLEPKVQRINALESKMRDLKDEDFPAATARMKQEVQNGRPLDDLLCESFALVREAARRVIGQRHYDVQLIGGMFLHQGCIAEMRTGEGKTLTATLPSYLNALSNRGVHIVTVNDYLARRDAEQMGRIHRFLGMTTGCILHELNDRQRQEAYRADITYGQNNEFGFDYLRDNMKFRLQDYVQRELNYAIVDEVDSILIDEARTPLIISGPTDDTTDKYYKVDKVIPGLVPDQDYILDEKHKSVSLTDAGIEKVQKRLSIANLYDPAEIETLHHVDQALRAHTLYKRDRDYVVRDGEVMIVDEFTGRLMKGRRWSDGLHQAVEAKEGVNIENENQTLATISFQNYFRMYSKLSGMTGTADTEAEEFAKIYNLEVRVVPTNRPMIRQDLEDVVYKTEREKFEAVCKDIEELHKKGQPVLVGTVSIAKSEVVASFLSKRGIPHNVLNAKQHEREADIIAQAGRKGAITISTNMAGRGTDILLGGNPEAMAKNEVGAEPQPPPPNPEGTPVDLTGYQQALAEHKQRFEAALAKYKEQTAREREEVMAAGGLCIVGTERHESRRIDNQLRGRAGRQGDPGTSRFYLSLEDDLMRIFGSERISGLMERLGMEEGEVIEHVWLSRAIENAQRRVEGHNFDIRKNLLEYDDVMNQQRRTIYKLRRKVLAAGAGIPLVEYDEDKKTRVKLRTEQVVSWADYKEMILDAVEDVIVSLTDTYCPSRNPASWDLEALARGVKDTLNLELSFGTAGSREDIQNDIYTAAETVIRAREEEFGEEFLRFLQVRYLVSIDTLWKDHLLAMDHLRQGIGLRGYGQKDPKQEYKKEGYSGFMQMLGAISSQFVSQMMRVQARAATAAAEETARLARQMAQRQRQMHEGRADADGKLAEPAAPRPAATRQAAPGGGPKVGRNDPCPCGSGKKYKKCHGANEVSV from the coding sequence ATGATTGAATGGACGCTGAAGAAGATCATCGGGACCAAGAATGAGCGTGAGCTCAGGAAGTTGGAGCCCAAGGTCCAACGCATCAACGCGTTGGAGAGCAAGATGCGGGACCTCAAGGACGAGGACTTTCCCGCGGCCACCGCGCGCATGAAGCAGGAGGTGCAGAACGGCCGTCCGCTGGACGACCTGCTCTGCGAGTCCTTCGCGCTGGTGCGCGAGGCCGCCCGCCGGGTGATCGGCCAGCGGCACTACGACGTGCAGCTCATCGGCGGCATGTTCCTGCACCAGGGCTGCATCGCGGAGATGCGCACGGGCGAGGGCAAGACGCTCACCGCCACCCTGCCCAGCTACCTCAACGCCTTGTCCAACCGCGGCGTGCACATCGTCACGGTGAACGACTACCTGGCCCGGCGTGACGCCGAGCAGATGGGTCGCATCCACCGCTTCCTGGGCATGACGACGGGCTGCATCCTGCACGAGCTCAACGACCGGCAGCGCCAGGAGGCCTACCGGGCGGACATCACCTACGGGCAGAACAACGAGTTCGGCTTCGACTACCTGCGCGACAACATGAAGTTCCGCCTGCAGGACTACGTCCAGCGCGAGCTCAACTACGCGATCGTCGACGAGGTGGACTCCATCCTCATCGACGAGGCGCGCACCCCGCTCATCATCTCCGGCCCCACCGACGACACCACCGACAAGTACTACAAGGTCGACAAGGTGATTCCGGGGCTCGTGCCGGACCAGGACTACATCCTGGACGAGAAGCACAAGTCGGTGTCGCTCACGGACGCGGGCATCGAGAAGGTGCAGAAGCGCCTGAGCATCGCCAACCTCTACGATCCGGCGGAGATCGAGACGCTGCACCACGTGGACCAGGCGCTGCGCGCGCACACGCTCTACAAGCGCGACCGCGACTACGTGGTGCGTGACGGCGAGGTGATGATCGTCGACGAGTTCACCGGCCGCCTGATGAAGGGGCGCCGCTGGTCGGATGGCCTGCACCAGGCCGTCGAGGCCAAGGAAGGCGTGAACATCGAGAACGAGAACCAGACGCTGGCGACCATCTCGTTCCAGAACTACTTCCGCATGTACTCCAAGCTGTCGGGCATGACCGGCACCGCCGACACCGAGGCCGAGGAGTTCGCGAAGATCTACAACCTCGAGGTCCGCGTGGTGCCGACCAACCGGCCCATGATCCGTCAGGACCTGGAGGACGTGGTCTACAAGACGGAGCGCGAGAAGTTCGAGGCGGTGTGCAAGGACATCGAGGAGCTGCACAAGAAGGGGCAGCCGGTGCTCGTGGGCACGGTGTCCATCGCCAAGAGCGAGGTGGTGGCCAGCTTCCTGAGCAAGCGGGGCATCCCCCACAACGTGCTCAACGCCAAGCAGCACGAGCGCGAGGCGGACATCATCGCGCAGGCGGGCCGCAAGGGCGCCATCACCATCTCCACCAACATGGCCGGCCGCGGCACGGACATCCTCCTGGGCGGCAACCCGGAGGCGATGGCCAAGAACGAGGTGGGTGCCGAGCCCCAGCCTCCGCCGCCCAACCCCGAGGGCACGCCGGTGGACCTCACGGGCTACCAGCAGGCGCTCGCCGAGCACAAGCAGCGCTTCGAGGCCGCGCTGGCCAAATACAAGGAGCAGACGGCTCGCGAGCGCGAGGAGGTCATGGCGGCCGGTGGTCTGTGCATCGTCGGCACCGAGCGCCACGAGTCGCGCCGCATCGACAACCAGCTGCGTGGCCGCGCGGGCCGTCAGGGTGACCCCGGCACGAGCCGCTTCTACCTGTCGCTCGAGGACGACCTGATGCGCATCTTCGGCTCCGAGCGCATCTCGGGGCTGATGGAGCGCCTGGGCATGGAGGAGGGCGAGGTCATCGAGCACGTGTGGCTCAGCCGCGCCATCGAGAACGCCCAGCGGCGGGTGGAAGGCCACAACTTCGACATCCGCAAGAACCTGCTCGAGTACGACGACGTGATGAACCAGCAGCGGCGCACCATCTACAAGCTGCGCCGCAAGGTGCTGGCCGCTGGCGCCGGCATCCCGCTCGTCGAGTACGACGAGGACAAGAAGACGCGCGTCAAGCTGCGCACCGAGCAGGTCGTCTCCTGGGCGGACTACAAGGAGATGATCCTCGATGCCGTCGAGGACGTCATCGTGTCGCTCACCGACACCTACTGCCCGTCCAGGAACCCGGCGTCGTGGGACCTGGAGGCGCTCGCGCGCGGGGTGAAGGACACGCTCAACCTGGAGCTGTCCTTCGGCACGGCGGGCTCGCGCGAGGACATCCAGAACGACATCTACACGGCGGCGGAGACGGTCATCCGGGCGCGCGAGGAGGAGTTCGGCGAGGAGTTCCTGCGCTTCCTCCAGGTGCGCTACCTCGTCTCCATCGACACGCTCTGGAAGGATCACCTCCTGGCGATGGACCACCTGCGCCAGGGCATCGGCCTGCGCGGCTACGGCCAGAAGGACCCCAAGCAGGAGTACAAGAAGGAGGGCTACTCGGGCTTCATGCAGATGCTCGGCGCCATCAGCTCGCAGTTCGTCAGCCAGATGATGCGGGTGCAGGCGCGCGCCGCCACCGCCGCCGCCGAGGAGACCGCCCGGCTCGCCCGGCAGATGGCCCAGCGCCAGCGCCAGATGCACGAGGGCCGCGCGGACGCCGACGGCAAGCTCGCCGAGCCCGCCGCTCCCCGTCCCGCCGCGACGCGTCAGGCCGCTCCCGGCGGCGGTCCCAAGGTGGGCCGCAATGATCCGTGCCCCTGCGGCAGTGGCAAGAAGTACAAGAAGTGCCACGGCGCCAACGAGGTCAGCGTCTAG
- the frr gene encoding ribosome recycling factor — MADVVTDLKGRIDKTLDDLKRELTKVRTGRASPNLLDGIRVDYYGTPTPLSGVANVTSPEPRLIIIKPWEKSVLKDIEKAIREANLGINPMNDGEVIRLPFPPLTEERRKEIAKQVKTKGEDHKVAIRNIRRDANEALKAQLKDKKITEDDSKRLTDKVQKETDEGVKKVDEIISKKEKEVMEV, encoded by the coding sequence ATGGCAGACGTCGTGACCGATCTGAAGGGCCGTATCGACAAGACGCTCGATGATCTCAAGAGGGAGCTCACCAAGGTGCGCACCGGCCGCGCCAGCCCCAACCTGCTGGACGGCATCCGGGTGGACTACTACGGCACCCCCACGCCCCTGAGCGGCGTGGCCAACGTCACCTCGCCCGAGCCCCGGCTCATCATCATCAAGCCCTGGGAGAAGAGCGTCCTCAAGGATATTGAAAAGGCCATCCGCGAGGCCAACCTCGGCATCAACCCGATGAACGACGGCGAGGTCATCCGCCTGCCCTTCCCCCCGCTCACCGAGGAGCGGCGCAAGGAGATCGCCAAGCAGGTGAAGACCAAGGGCGAGGATCACAAGGTCGCCATCCGCAACATCCGCCGCGACGCCAACGAGGCGCTCAAGGCGCAGCTCAAGGACAAGAAGATCACCGAGGACGACTCCAAGCGCCTGACGGACAAGGTGCAGAAGGAGACGGACGAGGGCGTGAAGAAGGTCGACGAGATCATCTCCAAGAAGGAGAAGGAAGTGATGGAGGTCTGA